A genomic window from Pseudokineococcus lusitanus includes:
- a CDS encoding copper resistance CopC family protein, with amino-acid sequence MRSAQSTRTATRHAARARAAARVGAVPARRAAAAVGALGLSAGLLLVGAPGAAAHDRLVSSTPAADETLDAVPAEVVLTFSAEVQELGTVAELHEGGDAVVAADASRVDGRDVVLDLPDDLPAGAYDVVYRVTSSDGHPISGEIPFTLDVAAAPTTAAPTPSASPAPSPTSAAPTTSEPDVAPSPTADATEPAAGTDGGVPWAPVVAVLVVVALGAAAAVVLGRRRRPTR; translated from the coding sequence ATGCGCAGCGCACAGAGCACCCGGACCGCCACCCGCCACGCCGCCCGCGCCCGGGCCGCCGCCCGTGTCGGCGCCGTCCCGGCGCGGCGGGCGGCGGCCGCCGTCGGCGCGCTCGGCCTGTCGGCGGGGCTCCTGCTCGTCGGCGCGCCGGGCGCGGCCGCCCACGACCGGCTCGTCTCCTCCACCCCCGCGGCGGACGAGACGCTCGACGCCGTCCCCGCCGAGGTCGTGCTGACCTTCTCGGCGGAGGTGCAGGAGCTCGGGACGGTGGCCGAGCTGCACGAGGGCGGCGACGCCGTCGTCGCGGCGGACGCCTCGCGGGTCGACGGCCGCGACGTCGTCCTCGACCTCCCCGACGACCTCCCGGCCGGCGCGTACGACGTCGTCTACCGCGTGACGTCGTCCGACGGGCACCCCATCAGCGGCGAGATCCCCTTCACCCTCGACGTCGCCGCGGCGCCCACGACGGCCGCGCCGACGCCGTCCGCGAGCCCGGCGCCGTCGCCCACCAGCGCGGCGCCGACGACGTCCGAGCCCGACGTCGCGCCGAGCCCGACCGCCGACGCGACGGAGCCCGCGGCCGGCACCGACGGCGGCGTCCCGTGGGCGCCCGTCGTCGCGGTCCTCGTCGTCGTGGCGCTGGGCGCGGCGGCGGCCGTGGTCCTCGGCCGGAGGCGCCGCCCCACCCGCTGA